One Mytilus trossulus isolate FHL-02 chromosome 5, PNRI_Mtr1.1.1.hap1, whole genome shotgun sequence DNA segment encodes these proteins:
- the LOC134719032 gene encoding uncharacterized protein LOC134719032 isoform X1: MMTSSTSLSYEVYSHTITLMDNLKRQCTCSKCNGKFVNIKTFRAHSKKIHNTHAEISDTHSEQPEIVRESKELLKKTLILNQLLHEGTNRTVKDAIAEHLFIFSSNNGMSKTALSQYLHHEKCVLPQPNNLPSTYCEAVTIIQPYLMPIEKFKCCTNDCKIFPISSTILACPDCNESLVFSNNRNKKTFQYMPIVPRIVRWYGTRNLAKILYANKLNTTGRLSSYTDGNIFRQQMTDGVFKDQQQQNCVPLALFADGVNPNKNQTVQKSIWPLIITWITLPQEMRYILGPMMLAGIVPGYGRKEPKSLDPYINVLVDELLSNIECNLYDAYTDAPVNVKIALLQYLCDIPAFSKLLHCSGQAAIRACFFCKDTGVHSSSVNKVLHISNREFLPTDSPFRKDKTLFAKKTEEVAPKPQAYSREEEMEIRKEYDKKKNNNQKCKLQKETGFKGIHPLHRLPYFDRVHQMQPDGMHTLADVISNILDLITGKSDGPKVRQCEKDYNRFKETWPKRPSSSTTECERPSKQAKKSSVNTAVPEPTPKAPPLPAAPWLLTKQDVKLADNRAKSVKYPKGFDYTPADHFTRAWTLRTMHGKQQFVTKNIAAWCIRGLLAKPQEETLFNLFEVIKRLTQPSYTTEQLQGLIEDTSTAVVLLERDFPLTLQNITTHLLHHIPEGYEDYGPLYDRWLYPLERANSWVTRQILQHGHEESTVMQTYRIYDWSSHNILSGEIINYSRQTSLCRLAEKVNSIHHQDISRASTKRFILQSEDLSILKDNYNNIYDQNYELFDIDPVVTYLKFSQRQDAELKRQIFFSTTEHQTTASRSHDYCVSVSHRTNRRFGTISKIFKHNHLDKATMWVKLEMFPIPEQSGLFLVTDDRKIDTHIFSFDKISNPVVFASEDNKIWFLNV, encoded by the exons GATGACATCATCAACATCTTTGTCATATGAAGTATACAGCCATACCATCACCTTAATGGATAACTTGAAGAGACAATGCACATGTTCAAAGTGTAATGGAAAATTTGTCAACATTAAGACTTTCCGAGCTCATTCAAAGAAAATCCATAACACCCATGCTGAAATATCAGACACTCATAGTGAACAACCTGAGATTGTAAGAGAGTCTAaggaacttttaaaaaaaactttaattttaaatcagttACTTCATGAAGGAACTAATAGAACTGTAAAAGATGCCATAGCCGaacatttattcatattttcatcTAATAACGGAATGTCAAAGACAGCTTTGTCACAGTATCTTCACCACGAAAAGTGTGTTCTACCACAACCAAACAACCTGCCATCCACTTATTGTGAAGCTGTCACTATTATTCAACCATACCTGATGCCAatagaaaaatttaaatgctgTACAAATGACTGTAAAATTTTTCCCATCAGCAGTACCATTCTTGCCTGTCCAGACTGTAATGAAAGTTTGGTGTTTTCAAACAACAGGAACAAAAAAACATTCCAATATATGCCTATAGTACCACGCATAGTTCGTTGGTATGGAACTAGGAACCTGGCAAAGATTCTTTATGCCAACAAGCTTAACACAACTGGCCGGCTAAGCAGCTACACAGATGGCAATATATTTCGACAACAGATGACAGATGGAGTCTTCAAAGATCAGCAACAGCAGAACTGTGTGCCATTGGCTCTTTTTGCTGATGGTGTGAATCCAAATAAGAACCAAACAGTCCAGAAGTCAATATGGCCTCTCATCATCACCTGGATAACACTCCCACAAGAAATGCGATATATTTTAGGACCAATGATGTTGGCAGGTATTGTTCCAGGCTATGGTAGAAAAGAACCAAAATCACTGGACCCTTATATTAACGTTTTAGTTGATGAACTTTTATCAAACATTGAATGTAACTTGTATGACGCCTACACAGATGCACCAGTAAATGTAAAGATTGCTTTATTACAGTATTTATGTGATATACCAGCTTTTTCTAAACTTTTACACTGTTCTGGTCAAGCAGCTATTCGTGCTTGTTTTTTCTGCAAAGATACAGGTGTCCATAGCAGTTCCGTGAATAAAGTATTGCACATATCGAACAGAGAGTTTTTACCCACAGATTCGCCATTTCGGAAAGACAAGACATTATTTGCCAAGAAAACTGAAGAGGTTGCTCCCAAACCACAAGCATATTCAAGGGAAGAAGAAATGGAAATAAGAAAagaatatgacaaaaaaaaaaacaataaccaaAAATGTAAACTACAAAAAGAAACTGGATTTAAAGGGATACATCCACTTCATCGCCTACCATATTTTGACAGGGTGCATCAGATGCAACCAGATGGCATGCACACATTAGCAGATGTCATCAGCAACATTCTTGATCTGATAACAGGCAAATCTGATGGACCTAAAGTTCGCCAGTGCGAAAAAGATTATAATCGATTTAAAGAAACCTGGCCAAAAAGACCATCATCATCAACAACCGAATGTGAGAGACCATCCAAACAGGCAAAGAAATCAtctgtaaatacagctgttccTGAACCAACACCAAAAGCGCCTCCTTTACCAGCAGCTCCTTGGTTACTAACAAAACAGGATGTTAAATTAGCTGACAACAGAGCAAAGAGTGTTAAATACCCTAAAGGCTTTGATTATACTCCTGCTGACCATTTTACCAGAGCATGGACACTGCGTACAATGCATGGCAAACAACAG tTCGTAACCAAGAATATTGCAGCATGGTGTATCAGAGGCCTCCTAGCAAAGCCACAAGAAGAAAccttattcaatttatttgaagtGATCAAAAGACTTACACAACCATCCTACACAACTGAGCAGCTTCAAGGACTTATTGAAGACACAAGTACAGCAGTGGTGTTACTTGAAAGGGATTTTCCTTTGACCTTGCAG aatATCACAACACACCTGCTACATCATATCCCAGAGGGTTATGAAGACTATGGACCATTGTATGATAGATGGCTTTATCCTTTGGAACGAGCAAACAGTTGGGTGACCAGACAAATTTTACAACATGGACATGAAGAATCAACAGTGATGCAGACATACCGG ATATACGATTGGAGCTCTCACAATATTTTGAGTggtgaaattataaattacagCAGACAAACAAGTCTGTGTCGCTTGGCAGAAAAAGTAAACTCCATTCACCATCAAGATATATCTAGAGCATCTACGAAAAGATTCATATTGCAAAGTGAGGATCTATCAATTCTAAAAGacaattacaataatatatatgacCAAAATTATGAGTTATTTGACATAGACCCAGTGGTCACATATCTTAAGTTCAGCCAAAGACAGGATGCCgagttaaaaagacaaattttcttCTCAACAACAGAGCATCAGACGACAGCATCACGCTCACATGACTATTGTGTTAGTGTTTCGCATAGGACAAACCGTCGCTTTGGCACAATTTCTAagattttcaaacacaaccatcTAGATAAAGCTACCATGTGGGTAAAATTGGAGATGTTTCCCATTCCCGAACAATCTGGACTATTCTTGGTCACCGATGACAGAAAGATTGACACACATATATTTAGCTTTGATAAAATAAGCAATCCAGTTGTATTTGCTTCAGAAGACAATAAAATatggtttttaaatgtttag
- the LOC134719032 gene encoding uncharacterized protein LOC134719032 isoform X2 — protein sequence MTSSTSLSYEVYSHTITLMDNLKRQCTCSKCNGKFVNIKTFRAHSKKIHNTHAEISDTHSEQPEIVRESKELLKKTLILNQLLHEGTNRTVKDAIAEHLFIFSSNNGMSKTALSQYLHHEKCVLPQPNNLPSTYCEAVTIIQPYLMPIEKFKCCTNDCKIFPISSTILACPDCNESLVFSNNRNKKTFQYMPIVPRIVRWYGTRNLAKILYANKLNTTGRLSSYTDGNIFRQQMTDGVFKDQQQQNCVPLALFADGVNPNKNQTVQKSIWPLIITWITLPQEMRYILGPMMLAGIVPGYGRKEPKSLDPYINVLVDELLSNIECNLYDAYTDAPVNVKIALLQYLCDIPAFSKLLHCSGQAAIRACFFCKDTGVHSSSVNKVLHISNREFLPTDSPFRKDKTLFAKKTEEVAPKPQAYSREEEMEIRKEYDKKKNNNQKCKLQKETGFKGIHPLHRLPYFDRVHQMQPDGMHTLADVISNILDLITGKSDGPKVRQCEKDYNRFKETWPKRPSSSTTECERPSKQAKKSSVNTAVPEPTPKAPPLPAAPWLLTKQDVKLADNRAKSVKYPKGFDYTPADHFTRAWTLRTMHGKQQFVTKNIAAWCIRGLLAKPQEETLFNLFEVIKRLTQPSYTTEQLQGLIEDTSTAVVLLERDFPLTLQNITTHLLHHIPEGYEDYGPLYDRWLYPLERANSWVTRQILQHGHEESTVMQTYRIYDWSSHNILSGEIINYSRQTSLCRLAEKVNSIHHQDISRASTKRFILQSEDLSILKDNYNNIYDQNYELFDIDPVVTYLKFSQRQDAELKRQIFFSTTEHQTTASRSHDYCVSVSHRTNRRFGTISKIFKHNHLDKATMWVKLEMFPIPEQSGLFLVTDDRKIDTHIFSFDKISNPVVFASEDNKIWFLNV from the exons ATGACATCATCAACATCTTTGTCATATGAAGTATACAGCCATACCATCACCTTAATGGATAACTTGAAGAGACAATGCACATGTTCAAAGTGTAATGGAAAATTTGTCAACATTAAGACTTTCCGAGCTCATTCAAAGAAAATCCATAACACCCATGCTGAAATATCAGACACTCATAGTGAACAACCTGAGATTGTAAGAGAGTCTAaggaacttttaaaaaaaactttaattttaaatcagttACTTCATGAAGGAACTAATAGAACTGTAAAAGATGCCATAGCCGaacatttattcatattttcatcTAATAACGGAATGTCAAAGACAGCTTTGTCACAGTATCTTCACCACGAAAAGTGTGTTCTACCACAACCAAACAACCTGCCATCCACTTATTGTGAAGCTGTCACTATTATTCAACCATACCTGATGCCAatagaaaaatttaaatgctgTACAAATGACTGTAAAATTTTTCCCATCAGCAGTACCATTCTTGCCTGTCCAGACTGTAATGAAAGTTTGGTGTTTTCAAACAACAGGAACAAAAAAACATTCCAATATATGCCTATAGTACCACGCATAGTTCGTTGGTATGGAACTAGGAACCTGGCAAAGATTCTTTATGCCAACAAGCTTAACACAACTGGCCGGCTAAGCAGCTACACAGATGGCAATATATTTCGACAACAGATGACAGATGGAGTCTTCAAAGATCAGCAACAGCAGAACTGTGTGCCATTGGCTCTTTTTGCTGATGGTGTGAATCCAAATAAGAACCAAACAGTCCAGAAGTCAATATGGCCTCTCATCATCACCTGGATAACACTCCCACAAGAAATGCGATATATTTTAGGACCAATGATGTTGGCAGGTATTGTTCCAGGCTATGGTAGAAAAGAACCAAAATCACTGGACCCTTATATTAACGTTTTAGTTGATGAACTTTTATCAAACATTGAATGTAACTTGTATGACGCCTACACAGATGCACCAGTAAATGTAAAGATTGCTTTATTACAGTATTTATGTGATATACCAGCTTTTTCTAAACTTTTACACTGTTCTGGTCAAGCAGCTATTCGTGCTTGTTTTTTCTGCAAAGATACAGGTGTCCATAGCAGTTCCGTGAATAAAGTATTGCACATATCGAACAGAGAGTTTTTACCCACAGATTCGCCATTTCGGAAAGACAAGACATTATTTGCCAAGAAAACTGAAGAGGTTGCTCCCAAACCACAAGCATATTCAAGGGAAGAAGAAATGGAAATAAGAAAagaatatgacaaaaaaaaaaacaataaccaaAAATGTAAACTACAAAAAGAAACTGGATTTAAAGGGATACATCCACTTCATCGCCTACCATATTTTGACAGGGTGCATCAGATGCAACCAGATGGCATGCACACATTAGCAGATGTCATCAGCAACATTCTTGATCTGATAACAGGCAAATCTGATGGACCTAAAGTTCGCCAGTGCGAAAAAGATTATAATCGATTTAAAGAAACCTGGCCAAAAAGACCATCATCATCAACAACCGAATGTGAGAGACCATCCAAACAGGCAAAGAAATCAtctgtaaatacagctgttccTGAACCAACACCAAAAGCGCCTCCTTTACCAGCAGCTCCTTGGTTACTAACAAAACAGGATGTTAAATTAGCTGACAACAGAGCAAAGAGTGTTAAATACCCTAAAGGCTTTGATTATACTCCTGCTGACCATTTTACCAGAGCATGGACACTGCGTACAATGCATGGCAAACAACAG tTCGTAACCAAGAATATTGCAGCATGGTGTATCAGAGGCCTCCTAGCAAAGCCACAAGAAGAAAccttattcaatttatttgaagtGATCAAAAGACTTACACAACCATCCTACACAACTGAGCAGCTTCAAGGACTTATTGAAGACACAAGTACAGCAGTGGTGTTACTTGAAAGGGATTTTCCTTTGACCTTGCAG aatATCACAACACACCTGCTACATCATATCCCAGAGGGTTATGAAGACTATGGACCATTGTATGATAGATGGCTTTATCCTTTGGAACGAGCAAACAGTTGGGTGACCAGACAAATTTTACAACATGGACATGAAGAATCAACAGTGATGCAGACATACCGG ATATACGATTGGAGCTCTCACAATATTTTGAGTggtgaaattataaattacagCAGACAAACAAGTCTGTGTCGCTTGGCAGAAAAAGTAAACTCCATTCACCATCAAGATATATCTAGAGCATCTACGAAAAGATTCATATTGCAAAGTGAGGATCTATCAATTCTAAAAGacaattacaataatatatatgacCAAAATTATGAGTTATTTGACATAGACCCAGTGGTCACATATCTTAAGTTCAGCCAAAGACAGGATGCCgagttaaaaagacaaattttcttCTCAACAACAGAGCATCAGACGACAGCATCACGCTCACATGACTATTGTGTTAGTGTTTCGCATAGGACAAACCGTCGCTTTGGCACAATTTCTAagattttcaaacacaaccatcTAGATAAAGCTACCATGTGGGTAAAATTGGAGATGTTTCCCATTCCCGAACAATCTGGACTATTCTTGGTCACCGATGACAGAAAGATTGACACACATATATTTAGCTTTGATAAAATAAGCAATCCAGTTGTATTTGCTTCAGAAGACAATAAAATatggtttttaaatgtttag
- the LOC134719790 gene encoding uncharacterized protein LOC134719790 yields the protein MQVNITPNFFTEKGLLSLSKQMSPDTMLSVWVHMNIPVSQYETLRQTYGNTTLGNLKILQTALDQQSQNSKLRLILEALKEAGEEELAEKVEYLHSNKQPLHTI from the coding sequence ATTTCTTCACAGAAAAGGGTCTATTATCATTATCTAAACAAATGAGTCCTGACACAATGCTTTCAGTCTGGGTTCACATGAATATCCCAGTATCACAGTACGAAACATTGCGACAGACATATGGAAATACAACGTTAGGAAATCTTAAAATATTGCAAACTGCACTTGATCAACAATCACAGAACAGCAAGTTACGTCTTATTCTCGAGGCGCTGAAGGAAGCTGGAGAAGAAGAGCTTGCTGAGAAAGTGGAATACTTACATTCCAACAAACAGCCTTTGCACACAATTTAA